AGAAGTCAGAAGTCAGAAGTCAGAAGTCAGAATAGAGAGTCATCCCTCTTCCCTCTTCCCTCTTCCCTCTTCCCTCTTCCCTCTTCCCTCTTCCCTCTTCCCTCTTCCCCTTACACGTTATATCCCAACACCCGTGGCAGCCACAGTGCGATCTCGGGGAAGATTGCCACCAGTGCCAACGCCGTTGCCATGGCGGCGACAAACACCAGTGCCCAGCCAACCGTCTGCTCCAGTCGTATCTTCGCCACCTCGGTGGTCACCATCAGGTTGACCGCCACCGGAGGCGTGAACTGACCAATGGCGATATTCATCGCCAGCAGGATGCCAAACCACACTGGATTCCAGCCGAAGTGCTGCATCACCGGAATCAGGATCGGCATCATGATCAGATAGATCGAAATGGCATCCAGCAGCATGCCTGCGGCCAGCACCGCGAGCATGATCAACACCAGCAGCAATGCACCGTTATCCGATAGCCCGATCACCCACTCGGCCAGATGACGGAAGGTCCCCAGGGTGGTGCCCGCCCAGGCAAAGATCCCCGCCAACGCGATGATCAACATCACCACACCCGAGATCACTGCGGCCTCTCCCAACAGCTCCCAGAGGTCGCGCCAGTTCAGCTCGCGGGTCAATGCAAGACCGACGACCACGCCATAAGCCACCGCCACCACCGCAGCTTCGGTTGGCGTGAACAGGCCGCTACGTAAACCGCCGAGGATCAGAACCGGAGCGAAAAGCGCCGGGATCGCCTTGCGGAAACTTTCACCCAATGGCGGACGCTCCACATCATGTGGGTCTTCCCAGCCATAGCGACGCGCCAGCAGCCAGGCCGGTATCAGTAGCGACAGTCCAGCGAGGATGCCCGGGAACAGCCCAGCGGCGAACAACGCACGCAGGTCCACTCCCGGCACCACGATCGAGTACAGGATCAGCGCCACTGAAGGAGGGATCAGAATTGCGGTGGATGCCGAAGCAGCGATCAATGTCGCGGAGAATGGGCGCGGATAGCCTGCCTTCGTCATGCTCGGCAGCATGACCATGGCAACGGCGGCAGCATCCGCTGGACCAGAGCCGCTCATCCCGCCCATGATCATGCAGACCAGCACTGCTACCACGGCCAGGCCGCCATGACGCGGTCCGATCAGTGCCTGCGCAAAGCGCACCAGGCGTGCGGCAACTCCGGCACGCTCGAAGATCAGCCCAGTGAGAATAAACAATGGAATGGCGATCAGCGGATACTTGGCCACGCTGTTGTAGGTGTTGGTGCCCAGAGTGGCGAGCATATTGGGCGACAGCCCAACGAAGATTCCCACTGCCCCGGACAGACCAAGTGAAAAGGCCACCGGTACGCCAATCAACAGCAGCGCCAGGAAACTGAACAGCATCCATAGATCAGGCGTCATCGGCGAAGTCTCCCCGCAGGCGAGCCAGCGTCAACTGGCACTGGCGAAACAGCATCAATACCGACAATACCGGCAACCAGACCAGATACCACCACTGCGGCAGCCCCAACCCAGGTGACAGCGACTGCCACTGGTACTCCTGCCAGGCCATGCGCCCCCCGAACCAGGTGATCAAACCCAGCAGCACCACACCGCACAGCCCCTGGGCGATGATGAATATTGGACGCACTCGCGCCGGAACGGCCCGTTCGAGAAGT
This Halomonas huangheensis DNA region includes the following protein-coding sequences:
- a CDS encoding TRAP transporter large permease translates to MTPDLWMLFSFLALLLIGVPVAFSLGLSGAVGIFVGLSPNMLATLGTNTYNSVAKYPLIAIPLFILTGLIFERAGVAARLVRFAQALIGPRHGGLAVVAVLVCMIMGGMSGSGPADAAAVAMVMLPSMTKAGYPRPFSATLIAASASTAILIPPSVALILYSIVVPGVDLRALFAAGLFPGILAGLSLLIPAWLLARRYGWEDPHDVERPPLGESFRKAIPALFAPVLILGGLRSGLFTPTEAAVVAVAYGVVVGLALTRELNWRDLWELLGEAAVISGVVMLIIALAGIFAWAGTTLGTFRHLAEWVIGLSDNGALLLVLIMLAVLAAGMLLDAISIYLIMMPILIPVMQHFGWNPVWFGILLAMNIAIGQFTPPVAVNLMVTTEVAKIRLEQTVGWALVFVAAMATALALVAIFPEIALWLPRVLGYNV
- a CDS encoding TRAP transporter small permease translates to MKRPDAVVERVLATLAILIIGVISLGNVVVRYITGGSFAFTEEFSVFLLVLLTFAGASVALRTHRHIRIGLLERAVPARVRPIFIIAQGLCGVVLLGLITWFGGRMAWQEYQWQSLSPGLGLPQWWYLVWLPVLSVLMLFRQCQLTLARLRGDFADDA